A part of Capsicum annuum cultivar UCD-10X-F1 chromosome 6, UCD10Xv1.1, whole genome shotgun sequence genomic DNA contains:
- the LOC107856573 gene encoding uncharacterized protein LOC107856573, with the protein MELRIIGIFPFVVKEPAKPNSKNRTTGTMETKPIQSVTKEITRGCLIEKVIPAIREKWPASDSNNPIFVQQDNVRPYIGNNDLKFIDATQQDGFDIRLCFQPPNSQDSNVLDLVFFRVIQSLQYQKAPKNVDELVEAVERFFDEMKAEQLNHMFLTLQSCMTEVMKDNGGNNYKVPHLSKNGLERKDNLPLQLHCDIDIVNQAAALLQQ; encoded by the coding sequence ATGGAATTAAGAATAATAGGCATTTTTCCATTTGTAGTTAAGGAACCAGCTAAGCCAAATAGCAAAAATCGAACAACAGGAACTATGGAAACAAAACCCATTCAGTCAGTAACTAAAGAGATCACTAGAGGTTGCTTGATCGAGAAAGTTATTCCTGCTATTAGAGAAAAATGGCCAGCTTCCGATTCAAATAATCCTATCTTTGTACAACAAGATAACGTAAGGCCATATATTGGTAACAATGATTTGAAATTTATTGACGCTACCCAACAAGATGGATTTGACATTAGACTTTGTTTTCAACCACCGAACAGTCAAGATTCAAATGTTTTAGATCTTGTTTTTTTTAGAGTGATCCAATCTCTTCAATATCAAAAGGCACCTAAAAATGTTGATGAATTAGTGGAAGCGGTGGAAAGattttttgatgaaatgaaaGCAGAACAACTCAATCATATGTTTCTTACTTTACAATCTTGTATGACTGAGGTGATGAAAGATAATGGCGGCAATAACTACAAAGTGCCTCATTTGAGCAAAAATGGACTAGAAAGAAAAGACAATCTTCCTCTCCAACttcattgtgatattgatattgtCAATCAAGCTGCAGCTCTACTTCAACAATGA